The Liquorilactobacillus nagelii DSM 13675 DNA window AAGTCACAAAGCAAGAAAAAAATTCTAGAGATAATTAATCATTTATCGAAACACTTCGGCATTGAAGGTGTTATTCTCGGCTGTACTGAACTTCCTTTAATCTTGCAACAAACTGATTGTCGATTAACCCTTTATGATACTGTTGAATTACATACCAACGCGTTACTCACCGAAATGTTTAAGTAAACTAAAATTAATACAAAATTCCTTCCAACAAAAGCTTATTCAATGCTAGAATAGCATCATGGAAGTTTAATTCACACTGCTCCAAAAAATCTCCTTGCACTAGTTTGCGAATTGATTGTTGTAAAGAAATTAATAAAACCTTTTTTTCAGTCACCGTCAAAATTCGCACACGTGGATTACTTAACAACATTTGAAAAACGCGCGATCCCAACTGATCAAGCCGACGATTGACTCGTCCCCACTGCTCGGGGTAATTTGTACTGAAAGCCTTTGAACTACGTAATAACTTGTCTAAATCATAAACATCTGGTAACTTTTGTAATTGAAGTTGTAAAATTTCTAAAGGTGAAGGATGCAAATTTTTAGTTAAAACTGGTTTCTCTGACCTATCATTCAACAAATCATCAAAAACATAGTCAATGGTCTGATTTAACAAATCCGCTTTGCTGGTAAAACTTTGATAGATCGTCCGCTTGCTAACTTTCAATCGTTCAGCTAATTCAGCCATGGTAAAATTAGGGCCTTTTTCTTCAATCAAATGTAACGCGGCTACATAAGCTTCCTGTCTTTCCATTTTTGACACCAGCCCATTCTTATTTTGAGATTTAAAATTTAAAGATCTCGTTTATTCCAATTCAGATTTTAGCACCATATGCCCCCCTATGGTAATATTTTCACTTAATGATTAGGAGTTGATCAATTGAAATTGCAAAAACTATCACAATTAGGAATTACTAATTTGCGCGATATTGGCGGATACGCAACCACTGACGGTCATCTAAAAACTGGAATCTTTTTTAGAAGTGGCGAATTATATGACTTGACTTCCTCTACAACAACAGCCCTAAACAAACAATTAACTGTTAAAAAAATCTTTGATTTCAGACGACCAGCAGAAATTAACAACCGACCTGACACTCCTATTCCGAGTGCAGAATATGAAAATATTAATCTACTAGCTACCCCAGCTCAGGCCAATCCAAGTTTAAAAAATATGGTTATTAATCCACAAATGGATAGCTATATGTTTACTGTCTATGAAGAATTAGCTTTAAGTAAGTCTGCCCGAAATGGTTACCAGCTTTTTTTGAATGAGATTCTAGCTTTGAAAAAACCACTTATTTTTCATTGCTTTGCTGGTAAAGACCGAACTGGTTTTGCAGCCGCGTTACTATTGAAGCTCGCTGGTGTAAACGACGATGATATTTTCGATGACTACCTAGCAACTAATCAAGCACGCCAAAAAGCAAATCAAAAAATTTTAGCTGAGTTTGCTGAAAAACTTAGTGCTGCTAATCTGGCAGCCTTAAAAGTTTCTTTGAATGTCAGAGCCGAATACTTGCAACATGCTTTTGCTGAAATCAGCCAACATTATGGTAGCTTTGATAACTACTTAACAGCTGGTTTGCAGCTCGCACCTGACTATATAACCAAATTTCGGCACCAATTTATTGAATAATAACAAAAAAGGAGTTTACCGATATTTAGTTGGCAAACTCCTTTTGCTTAAGCATTAATTATCAAAAACTTTGAAACGTTGATCATCAGCTAAAAATTGCTTTTCTCCAGCAGGAGCTTCAATCGAACCAAATGGCATCTCTGCACGCAATACCCAGCCAGTTGGAACATCAAAAGCTTGCCGAATTTGATCATCAATCAATGGATTATAGTGCTGCAAACTTGCACCCAAACCATTGGCAGCTAAAGCTAACCAAATATTTTGCTGTGCACCACCAAGCCCTTGCTCTGACCAATCTTGGAAATTATCAGCATATAAAGTGAACTTTTCCTCATGATCCTTAACTGTTGGCTGATCTGTGAATAACAAAACAGTCCCGAAGCCCGCTTTAAAAGTTGCAATTTTTTGTTTAGTTTTAGTATAAGCTTCCTCATTTGGTACTTCCGTCTTTAATCGATCAGCAACAATGTTCCAAACTTTTTCAGAAGCTGCACCATATACAATAATCGCACGAGTTGACTGGTTATTAAAAGCCGTTGGTGATTGACGAACAGCTTCTTTAATCAAAGCTGTTAATTCAGTTTTGTTTACCGTGACATTTCGACCTAGACCATAAATAGTTCGGCGTTTTTTTAATAAATCTAAAAATGGTTGACTCATTTCAAAATCGACTCCTTAATAATCGTTATTTAATATAGCGATTATTTTACAGACATTTTGTAAGTATGTCAACCAACTTTAGTAAATTTTAAAGTAAGATCCCAACGCTATAATGAATAATCATTGTCACAATACCCACAATTAAGTTACGATAAATTGCCACTTTCACCAGTCCGTCGCCTAAACGCGCACTTAAATAGCCAGTTAATGAAACTGATAAGCAAACTGCTAAAATCGTAGCTGGCCACTGAAATGCTACTGGTGATAAAGTCATCGCTGCTAAAGGAAAAATTCCACCAGCTGCCGCTGAAAATAATGATGAAAAAGCCGCACTCCATGGATTCATGTAACGATCCAACTTTAATCCATATTTGACATTAATTACTGTTTCTAGCGGCTTTTTGCTCATCAAATCCGTTGCTATTTCGATAGCCGTAGCTTTAGTGACTCCTTTTTCTTCATAATAAGCAGCTACTGCCACCAGTTCTTGTTCATAGTTAGTTTTTAATAATTGACGTTCAGTTGCAACAGCTGCTTTTTCCGTATCTTTTTGTGTGCTAACTGAAGCATACTCTCCAGATGCCATTGAAAATGCACAAGCTAATAAATCTGCTAGACCTGCAATAAAAATCGTAAATTGGTTGGTCGTTGCAACGGCCACACTGAACAAAACACCAACAACTGTCAAAATACCATCATTTGAGCCCAAAACTCCAGCTCGTAAAGTATTTAGCTTTTCCTCCATTGTAGCTTGCGTCTTTTTTCTCCCTTTAAATGGAATAACTCTTTTTTGTGTAGATTCCATCTTTTTCACCTTCCAATCAATGTCCCAATTGCATACGTAACCACCATAGTCAACATTCCAGATAAGACGTTACGCAAAATACCATGTTTCGGATCTGCTCCGCCTAAAACGGCTGCTCCGTACCCAGTAATTGTTAGTGCCAAAATAACTGCCAAAAAAGTGGCTGCAATTCGTGTGGCTGGAGAAAAAACTAAGATTCCCACTAAGGGTAAAATTGAACCTAGAGGAAACGAAATCATTGAAGCAAATGCTGCAGCATACGGACTAGTAAATTCTTGCGGATTAAACCCATAATGTTCGCGAACAGTCGTAACTAATGGAGCGTGTTCCATCATTTCTCGAGTGGCTTTTTCAGCTAATTCTTCTTTAATTCCTTGTTCTAAATAACGCTTTTTAACATAATTAAATTCTCCTTGATAATCAAGGCTTAAGGCCGACTTTTGTTCAATAACTGCTCTTTTTTGAGCATCTTTTTGTGTATTGACAGAAACATACTCGCCCATCGCCATTGAAACAGTTCCAGCTAACATTCCAGCAATTCCTGAAATAAAAACACCATAACTGCTAGCATTTGCTCCTGCTACGCCAATAACGATTCCAGCAACTGATAGGATGCCATCATTTGCGCCCATAACCGCAGCACGCATGATGTTGACCTTTTGGGCCAAAGATTTTTTTTGCTGCATGGCTTTTCTCCCCTAGTTTAGAATATTTATAATCTAGTAATTATTATATTCTTGTAAGTTAGAAAAGTAAACCAGGAAACAAAAAAACACCCCGATTCGAAAAATCTGAGTGTTTGCCCACCAATGCCAAAACAAAACTAAAGAAATCTTCATACTCCAAATCTTACTAATCTGTTTTGCTGTCGACAGCGTATTTTTGAATTAAAAACTGTAGTTTAGTACGAGAAACACTGGCACCAAAGGCTGGACTACCCGGTTCCAATAATTTTCCAGCTGCTAAGGGTCCAATATCAAGCGGATCAAATCCCATTTGATTGATAATAGTAGCAACTTGATTTTTAGCAGCAAGCTGATCACCAGCTAAGGCAACTGATTTTCGGCCTGAGCTTCCAACTGGCGCAGCCAAGTCTAATAAATTATGATACCCGATATGATTAAAAGCCTTAATTACTTGACTGCTTTTCAACTGCTGCTGGATCATTTCGCTGCTAGAAGTCCCGGATATCAATAAATCGGCTGCCGGTCCATCGGTCGGCTCCCAATAGTTCGTGGCATCAATAACAATTTTGTCAGCAAAATCAGCGGCAGCTAACATTCGATACCGGTGCAATGGCAAAGCTAATATCACTAAATCCGCCTGTTGAGCAACGGCAGTACTTGTTAAGGACTGGGCTTGTGGTAAAAGTGTTGCGACGATCAATTCAATTCTACTCGGATCACCTGAACCAGCAATTAAAACTTGATAACCCGCTTGTTGGGCTAATTGACCTAAAACCATCCCCAACTTCCCAGCCCCGATAATTCCGAGCTTCATTTTATTCCTCCTCTGCTAGAATCTCACGCACTCGTGGAACAACTTGGTGAGCGTATAATTCAATTAGCTTCATTCGTTGAGGAACAGGTAGACCACCAGCGCCATAAGCTAACTCAAAGCGGCTGATTCCTAACTTTTTAATCGTCCTTGCTAACCGTTGGGCAACAGTTTCCGGTGACCCAACATAAAATGACCCCTCTTTGATTTCAAAGTTAAATTGTTCTTGAGTCATTGGTGCCCAACCACGTTCATTTCCTAGCTTGACAAAACTTGCCCGTAAATATTTCCAAGCTAATTCGCGTGCTTGCTCATCGGTAGCTGCTATTAAGCTATGAGAATGAACTGCTAGTGGTTGAAGTGGTTTTTGATATTGGTTAGCTGCCTTACGATAAAGTTCAATATATGGCAAAAAGCGTTCAGCTCGACCACCAATGATTGCCAAGGTTAATGGAAAACCATATTTAGCTGTTCGAACTACTGACGCAGGTGTTCCGCCAACTGCTATTCGGACTGGCAAACCCTTTTCTGTTTTTGGAAAAACTTCCATGTCTTCTAAGGAAGGGCGAGTTTTACCAGACCAAGTCACTCGTTCTTCTTTTAATAATTCAGCAAATAGACTCAACTTATCTTCAAATAATAAATCATAATCACGTAAGTCGTAGCCATACAATGGAAAAGATTCAAGAAATGAACCACGTCCCAAAACAACTTCAGCTCGATTATTTGATAATGCCGCTAAAGTTGCAAATCGTTCATAGACACGAACTGGATCATCTGAACTTAAAACTGTAACTCCTGAAGCTAATGTTATTTGCTTAGTCTTAGCTGCTAATGCAGCCAAAACGATATCTGGACTGGAAATTGCATAATCTGCTCGATGATGTTCTCCTAAGGCGATGACCTTCAAGCCCAACTCATCAGCCAAAATCCCCTCAGCAACCACTTGACGAATTGCCGCAGCTTGTGAGAGCGGTTGATCAGAAACTGATAATGGAATATCACCGAAAGAATCAAGCCCAAAAACAACTTTAGAAGGGTCAAAATTTTGTTTTGTCATTTTTTCTCCTAGCTTATTTTTAATAAGCAAAATATACTTGAAGATTAGTGCTTTTGTCAAAAAAAATACTTACAATGATTTTTTAAAAAGTCATTCAACCATAAAATTTTATTCACACTTTCTTCAAAAAGTCAGGCTATATTATAACCATAGTCTTGAAAAACAAAAACAAGCCAAGACTTAAATTCATATCTTTCTCTACTCCCTTTTTCTCTGCAGCCACTCCCCCAAGGACTGCAGAGTTTTTTTGAGCAAAAATGTTGCTTTTTTTGTAACAAGTGTTATAGTTGAAACATAGAAATTAACTTACAAATAATAAGGAGTGACGTTTTCAATGACAAAAACCGTTGGATTAATCGTTGGGAGTCTTAGAAAGAATTCATTTACTCGGGCAGTAGCTGAACAGATGGCCGCACAATTACCAGATGGCTTTACTGTTAAACCAATCGATATTAGCAAATTGGATCTTTATAATCAGGACTTGGATGATGAGAATCGTGCACCACAGAGCTGGACAGATTTTCGTAATGAAATGAAAAATGTCGATGCAGTTATTTTTGCAACCCCAGAATATAACCGTTCTGTTCCGGGAGCTTTGAAAAACGCTTTGGATGTTGGATCTCGTCCTTATGGTGAAAGTATCTGGGATCAAAAACCAGCAATTATCTTGAGTGTTTCGCCTGGTGCCATTAGTGGCTTTGGCGCTAACCATCACCTGCGTCAGTCATTAGTTTTCTTAAACATGCCAACAATTCAACAACCCGAGTTGTATATCGGTAATGTCACAAATATCTTAGATGACAATTTGAAGATTACAAACGAAGGCACTTTAAAATTCTTAGGTGGCGCAATGCAAACTTTCGCCGAATTTATTAATAAATTAGCATAAATTAGTGGCATCACACCCTCTTAACTAAAAAACGGGCAATTCACAGAACTAATTGTGAGTTGCCCATTTTTTTATATGAATTAACAAATTATTAATGTTGTTTTAAAATTCCAAAAAACTTTCTTATTACATTATCGGCCGTAATAATTGTATTTTCAATCCACAAAAATCATTAACAGTTGGTTTTCCTAACTACACCAACTAATTTACAAAATTACAAGCGCTTTAATTGAAGAAAAATCGCCTGTCACGTACAATTAATAAAGAAGGAGGTTTCGTTAAATGATGAAAAAAGAATATAACTTTCCAGTTACTTTGCAACACCTTAATCAGCTGGTAGCTGATTTAAGCCAGCTTCAGGTCAACATTCAACAAACTCATTGGTACATGCGCGGACCTGAATTCTTCCACCTCCATCCTCTAATGGATGATTATAATGATCAATTAGCAGAACAATTAGATACTATTGCTGAACGTATTATTGCCCTAGGTGGTTCGCCGTTATCAACTACCCATGAATTTATTGAACATACAAAATTACCTGATGAAAAAATCACTTGGGGGCAATATAAGCTGCCCGAGTTGATGGAACGCTTATTGGATCAATTCAAATATTTACGCGATCAGTATCAACAAGGGATTAAAATTACCGATGAAGAAAAAGATTTCCCGACGCAAGATATTTTGAATGGCTACAAGAGTGACTTAGATAAAATTATTTGGATGATTAGCGCTTATCTCGATCGTGCACCATTAGAAAATTAACATTTTTCAGTAAAAGGCTGTGACAAAAACATTTGTCCGGCCTTTTTAGTTGTACATAATCAATGGCTAAATAATTGTCTTATTGAACGGCTCACAAAAAGTTTTAAGCGTTCTAATTTAGCACAGATTGCGCTATAATAACTTTGAATTATTCTTTTCTAAGAACTATTTTATAAGTAAAGTCCGCCATGCCAATTGCGTTCAGCGGACAATTATTTCCCTGGAGGTGTCTGTAATGAAAGTTGCAATTTTTTCAACCTGTATTGTGGACTTAATGTTCCCTAATGTGGGGCAAGCGATGGTTGAAGTGCTTGAGAGATTTGGTTGTGAAACCAGCTTCCCTAACAAACAAATCTGTTGCGGCCAGCCTACATATAATAGCGGCTACCACAAAGAAACCCAGAAAGTTTTCCATAATGAGGTTGATGCTTTAATGAGTGCTGATGCTGACTATATTGTAGGACCAGCAGGATCTTGTGTGGCTATGTTGCGCGAGTATAAAAACTTGCTCAAAGATGATCCAAAATATGCTGATAAAGCGGCAGCAATGGCTGACAAAACATATGAATTTTCGCAATTTCTCTATCGCGTATTAGGTGTTCGCAATGCTGGTGCTCAATTAGATGCTGTAGCAACTTATCACCGTTCCTGCCACATGACCCGCCTGTTACGAGAACGAGAAGCCCCTTATGAACTACTAGCTAATGTCAAAAATCTGCAAATGGTTCCTTTACCGCGAGCGGAAAACTGTTGCGGTTTTGGTGGCACTTTCTCGGTTAAAGAACCCCAAATTTCTCGACAAATGGTCGATGAAAAAGTTAACGATATCCTCAGTACCCAGGCCTCAGTTTTAATTAGCGCTGACCCTTCCTGCTTGATGAATATTGCCGGTCGTTTCAGCCGTCGAAATGAAAAAATCAAAATTATGCATATTGCTGAAGTATTAAATCATAACGTTGACCCAGCTCGAATTCGCTTAGCTGATCAACCGGCAAATGTCTAAGGAGGCAGCAAAATGGCAACACTTTCAACCAGTAATGAACCATTCTTAACTAGAATTAAAGAATCAGAAGATGACAAGTTCATGCAAAAGTCAGTCGCTAAAGCGCAAGATGCGCAATGGGAAAAGCGGCCAGCTTCACGCAAAGAACTTGGGCATTGGGAAGATTGGCGCAATTTAGGTGAACAAATTCGCCAACACGTCATTAAGTACTTGCCAGACTATCTGGAAGAATTCAGCGACAATGTCGAAAAACGCGGCGGCCATGTTTTTTTTGCTCAAACAGACAAAGAAGCTGTTGACTACATTAAAAAAATTGCCCAGCAAAAAAAAGCTCACAAAATTGTTAAATCCAAATCGATGGTTACAACTGAAATTAATTTGGATAAAGAATTACTAAAGTTACCAGATACTTCAGTCTTAGAAACTGACTTAGCAGAATTTATCCTTGAAGAGGATAATTGGGATGAACCGACACATATTGTTTTTCCAACCTTGCATAAAAATCGTGATCAAATTCAAAAAATTTTTCAAAAACTTGGTTATAAGGGAAGCAATGAACCGGGGGAAATGGCCAAATTTGCTCGTCATTACTTACGACAATCCTTCTTAGAGGCAGACTTAGGCATTACCGGCTGCAACTTTGCAATTGCCGATCAGGGCATGATTAATTTAGTTACTAATGAGGGAAATGCTGACTTAACCATGGCCATCCCTGACACTCAAGTTGTCGTAATGGGAATGGAACGAATTGTCCCTAGTCTAAAAGAAGCCGAAGTTATGGATAACATGCTTTCGCGTAGTGCAGTAGGTCAAAAACTCACTAGTTATTGTACTTTTGCCGGCCCACAAACAGCCGATGAAAGTGATGGTCCCAAAGATTTCTACGTTGTCATCTTAGATAATGGGCGTTCTAAAGCCTTGGGAACCGACTTTGAGCCAGCTCTTCAATGTATTCGTTGTGGTTCTTGTCTAAATGTCTGCCCTGTTTATCGACATATTGGCGGCCATGGCTATGGTTCAATTTATCCCGGGCCAATCGGAGCTGTTTTATCACCAATTTTAGGTGGCTACGAAAAATTCAAAGATTTGCCGTTTGCTTGCAGTTTAAACGCTGCTTGTACTGACACCTGCCCGGTAAAAATTCCGTTGCATAAACTACTAATCAAGCACCGAGAAGTTATGATGGATAAAATGAAACTTGACCATAGTTTTAATAATGTTTTGCTCAAAGGGGCCGGTGTTGCAACGGCTGCTCCAATCGTCTTTAACATCGCCTTAAAAGGTGCTTATCTCGGTTCAGCACCTTTAGCCAAAAAGAGCCAAACATCCGTTGATAACTTCTTCAATTTTGGTCATATTGAATGGGCTCCAAGCTTAGCAAAAGGGTGGACGGATGTTCGTTCTTTACCACGACCAGCTAAAAGTTCTGAAAATTTCCGCAGCTGGTATAAAAAGCATCAAGCTGCTAAAGAAGCTCAGGTAAAGGAGGAACATAACAATGGATAAGGCCAATCGCGAAGCTTTCTTAAATAACATTGCTACTCATGCTAATCGGCCACGTCACCAACTGGTTAATCATCCATTCAAGCCTTTAAATAATCTGCCCGAGTCAACACTCTCCGGCAAGACACAAGATCAACTGTTAGAAATTGCTCGTCAAAGTAGCGAAGAAGTTCACGTTGATTTTCGGACAACTACTAAAGCAGAATTGACCAATATGATTAATAGTTATTTGCAGCATAAAAACATCCAACATTTGATTCTGCCAACTACCAATCTTTGGCAGCAATTCGGATTAACCGACTGGCAGCAACAACGAACTACAGAACATACTAATTATTGGGAGCCCGGTGCTGACCGCCAGATCAATATCCAACGGGCCCAAAATGCTGATGGCGCAATTGGTTTTGCCGATTTTCTTTTAGCTGAATCAGGAACGATTGCTGTTGCCACCGTTCCTGGTCAGGGACGGGCGTTTCACTTTTTGCCAACACATTATCTCAGCATTATTCCTAAGAGTCGAATTGTTCCACGTAGTCGTCAAGCGATGGTTTATTATGAAGAAAAAATAAAAAATGGTGAACTATCAACATCCAATATCAATTTAATTACGGGTCCATCTAACTCTGGTGATATTGAAATGGTGCTAGTTGTTGGTGTTCATGGGCCATTAGATATGACCTACGTTGTTGTTGAAGATTTGTAATTTAATTAATTAAACACATAAGACAAGTTGTGAAATTAATGAATACCTCCAAAAAGAGCAAGCTAATTGAAAACTTAGCTTGCTCTTTTTGTGTAACAATTAAACTAATTACTTTTTTTTACACCTTGCCGCGTTTATTAACCAAGAAGGATCATCTTACAGCATTTACTTAACCAATAAAAGATTAAATGCTGACCATCCCTTCTTAACAAAATTTTCTGCCAGCTGGTCCAGTGGATCTCTTTTGAAATGTTTAACCGGTACTGTCAAATCTAAAATAACACCTTCACTGTGATAATATTTCGCCATCCAAGCATTTTCCCAGTGTTCATTAGGTCGGTTGCCGCTCTCTAGGTAGGCTGTTCCCTTATAGGGATTATACTCTGTTACAACGCCTTTAATTCCAGGAACTTTTACCACTTTATGGGGGTTAGCCTCGATAATCTCAATTTCCGTTTTAAAACTATCAGCAGCGGCTAAAAATTCATTCGTCAATTTTAAGTATCCTGGAACTGTCACTGCCAAGCAAACCAGATTCAATCCAATAATTACTGTCAGTGTCAATTTGGGCAAATACTCCCGTAAAAATGCCAGCAGCGTTACCACACAAATTATTCCAAAAATTGTAGCGCCATACCAAGTTCTGCCTGGTAATTGTGGTGATAATACGAGAGCCCCAACTGAAAGTCCAGCTGCACCAAAAGCCAATAGGCTAGTTAACAGTAAATCATTAGTTTTAAATGAAAATTGATGCTTTTTTATCAAATAACCGCTAATTAAAAATAAAATAGCGATTAAACCTAATAAATAACCACTATAATTAATCGTCTTCCACAAGATATTTAAAAATTGAAAGGAGTGACCTTTTTGATTCAATGCTTCACCACTATTGTTCAACAGCATGATTAGCATGCCTAAAATTGCTGCTAAAAGGCCCCAATACTTATAACTTTGCCGGTGATTTAAATCGTTTGCTAGATAACTTACATAAGCCAAAATTACCACAACCGGACCAATATTTTCATTAGTAGCACCTGATAAAAAGCCTAAGAAAATCATCAAAGCTGTAAAAAATCGCGGCATCTGGAGCTGATGTTCTTTAATGTTCCAGCGAAAGGGCCATAGAAAAGCCAGATAAATTGGTGTCATCCAAAGATAATTACATGCACCTGACATCCAAAACATCGTATGACCAAAGTCTGGAATTAATAATCCCAGCAAAAGGTAAGTTAACAACAATGATAATGAGGAAATTTCCGTAAATTTTCTTACCACAAATAGATTGATTAGTAATCCAACGACAATAAAAACTAGACTATTAGCAAAATTAAAAACTATTTTTGGAAACTGCATTAATGCCTGAATGAAAAAATCACCAACAAAACGACCATTCCAAGTTTGGGTATGCACTACAACCGACACTAACAAATCCCAAATATTGTGAATACT harbors:
- a CDS encoding tyrosine-protein phosphatase, yielding MKLQKLSQLGITNLRDIGGYATTDGHLKTGIFFRSGELYDLTSSTTTALNKQLTVKKIFDFRRPAEINNRPDTPIPSAEYENINLLATPAQANPSLKNMVINPQMDSYMFTVYEELALSKSARNGYQLFLNEILALKKPLIFHCFAGKDRTGFAAALLLKLAGVNDDDIFDDYLATNQARQKANQKILAEFAEKLSAANLAALKVSLNVRAEYLQHAFAEISQHYGSFDNYLTAGLQLAPDYITKFRHQFIE
- a CDS encoding NADPH-dependent F420 reductase produces the protein MKLGIIGAGKLGMVLGQLAQQAGYQVLIAGSGDPSRIELIVATLLPQAQSLTSTAVAQQADLVILALPLHRYRMLAAADFADKIVIDATNYWEPTDGPAADLLISGTSSSEMIQQQLKSSQVIKAFNHIGYHNLLDLAAPVGSSGRKSVALAGDQLAAKNQVATIINQMGFDPLDIGPLAAGKLLEPGSPAFGASVSRTKLQFLIQKYAVDSKTD
- a CDS encoding Dps family protein; translated protein: MKKEYNFPVTLQHLNQLVADLSQLQVNIQQTHWYMRGPEFFHLHPLMDDYNDQLAEQLDTIAERIIALGGSPLSTTHEFIEHTKLPDEKITWGQYKLPELMERLLDQFKYLRDQYQQGIKITDEEKDFPTQDILNGYKSDLDKIIWMISAYLDRAPLEN
- a CDS encoding LLM class flavin-dependent oxidoreductase, translating into MTKQNFDPSKVVFGLDSFGDIPLSVSDQPLSQAAAIRQVVAEGILADELGLKVIALGEHHRADYAISSPDIVLAALAAKTKQITLASGVTVLSSDDPVRVYERFATLAALSNNRAEVVLGRGSFLESFPLYGYDLRDYDLLFEDKLSLFAELLKEERVTWSGKTRPSLEDMEVFPKTEKGLPVRIAVGGTPASVVRTAKYGFPLTLAIIGGRAERFLPYIELYRKAANQYQKPLQPLAVHSHSLIAATDEQARELAWKYLRASFVKLGNERGWAPMTQEQFNFEIKEGSFYVGSPETVAQRLARTIKKLGISRFELAYGAGGLPVPQRMKLIELYAHQVVPRVREILAEEE
- a CDS encoding (Fe-S)-binding protein, which gives rise to MKVAIFSTCIVDLMFPNVGQAMVEVLERFGCETSFPNKQICCGQPTYNSGYHKETQKVFHNEVDALMSADADYIVGPAGSCVAMLREYKNLLKDDPKYADKAAAMADKTYEFSQFLYRVLGVRNAGAQLDAVATYHRSCHMTRLLREREAPYELLANVKNLQMVPLPRAENCCGFGGTFSVKEPQISRQMVDEKVNDILSTQASVLISADPSCLMNIAGRFSRRNEKIKIMHIAEVLNHNVDPARIRLADQPANV
- a CDS encoding LutC/YkgG family protein encodes the protein MDKANREAFLNNIATHANRPRHQLVNHPFKPLNNLPESTLSGKTQDQLLEIARQSSEEVHVDFRTTTKAELTNMINSYLQHKNIQHLILPTTNLWQQFGLTDWQQQRTTEHTNYWEPGADRQINIQRAQNADGAIGFADFLLAESGTIAVATVPGQGRAFHFLPTHYLSIIPKSRIVPRSRQAMVYYEEKIKNGELSTSNINLITGPSNSGDIEMVLVVGVHGPLDMTYVVVEDL
- a CDS encoding LutB/LldF family L-lactate oxidation iron-sulfur protein; translated protein: MATLSTSNEPFLTRIKESEDDKFMQKSVAKAQDAQWEKRPASRKELGHWEDWRNLGEQIRQHVIKYLPDYLEEFSDNVEKRGGHVFFAQTDKEAVDYIKKIAQQKKAHKIVKSKSMVTTEINLDKELLKLPDTSVLETDLAEFILEEDNWDEPTHIVFPTLHKNRDQIQKIFQKLGYKGSNEPGEMAKFARHYLRQSFLEADLGITGCNFAIADQGMINLVTNEGNADLTMAIPDTQVVVMGMERIVPSLKEAEVMDNMLSRSAVGQKLTSYCTFAGPQTADESDGPKDFYVVILDNGRSKALGTDFEPALQCIRCGSCLNVCPVYRHIGGHGYGSIYPGPIGAVLSPILGGYEKFKDLPFACSLNAACTDTCPVKIPLHKLLIKHREVMMDKMKLDHSFNNVLLKGAGVATAAPIVFNIALKGAYLGSAPLAKKSQTSVDNFFNFGHIEWAPSLAKGWTDVRSLPRPAKSSENFRSWYKKHQAAKEAQVKEEHNNG
- a CDS encoding NADPH-dependent FMN reductase, whose translation is MTKTVGLIVGSLRKNSFTRAVAEQMAAQLPDGFTVKPIDISKLDLYNQDLDDENRAPQSWTDFRNEMKNVDAVIFATPEYNRSVPGALKNALDVGSRPYGESIWDQKPAIILSVSPGAISGFGANHHLRQSLVFLNMPTIQQPELYIGNVTNILDDNLKITNEGTLKFLGGAMQTFAEFINKLA
- a CDS encoding nitroreductase family protein, whose product is MSQPFLDLLKKRRTIYGLGRNVTVNKTELTALIKEAVRQSPTAFNNQSTRAIIVYGAASEKVWNIVADRLKTEVPNEEAYTKTKQKIATFKAGFGTVLLFTDQPTVKDHEEKFTLYADNFQDWSEQGLGGAQQNIWLALAANGLGASLQHYNPLIDDQIRQAFDVPTGWVLRAEMPFGSIEAPAGEKQFLADDQRFKVFDN
- a CDS encoding TetR/AcrR family transcriptional regulator; this translates as MERQEAYVAALHLIEEKGPNFTMAELAERLKVSKRTIYQSFTSKADLLNQTIDYVFDDLLNDRSEKPVLTKNLHPSPLEILQLQLQKLPDVYDLDKLLRSSKAFSTNYPEQWGRVNRRLDQLGSRVFQMLLSNPRVRILTVTEKKVLLISLQQSIRKLVQGDFLEQCELNFHDAILALNKLLLEGILY
- a CDS encoding VIT1/CCC1 transporter family protein, with amino-acid sequence MQQKKSLAQKVNIMRAAVMGANDGILSVAGIVIGVAGANASSYGVFISGIAGMLAGTVSMAMGEYVSVNTQKDAQKRAVIEQKSALSLDYQGEFNYVKKRYLEQGIKEELAEKATREMMEHAPLVTTVREHYGFNPQEFTSPYAAAFASMISFPLGSILPLVGILVFSPATRIAATFLAVILALTITGYGAAVLGGADPKHGILRNVLSGMLTMVVTYAIGTLIGR
- a CDS encoding VIT1/CCC1 transporter family protein, whose translation is MESTQKRVIPFKGRKKTQATMEEKLNTLRAGVLGSNDGILTVVGVLFSVAVATTNQFTIFIAGLADLLACAFSMASGEYASVSTQKDTEKAAVATERQLLKTNYEQELVAVAAYYEEKGVTKATAIEIATDLMSKKPLETVINVKYGLKLDRYMNPWSAAFSSLFSAAAGGIFPLAAMTLSPVAFQWPATILAVCLSVSLTGYLSARLGDGLVKVAIYRNLIVGIVTMIIHYSVGILL